The Verrucomicrobium spinosum DSM 4136 = JCM 18804 genome includes a region encoding these proteins:
- a CDS encoding sodium:solute symporter family transporter → MFLVFVVLTLVITFFSARKATGSAAYFAAGRSITGWQNGLAVAGDYMSAASFLGISGMICFLGYDGFMYSVGFLVAYLTVLFLVAEPLRNAGKYTMADLLAYRLSPRPVRAMASLSTITVSTFYMIAQMVGAGVIIKSLLGLSFAPAVIGVGVLMLVYVVFGGMLATTWVQIIKAVLLMAGAFFLSYLVLQHHGFSLANFFDHVSRADYGGSAAPKNLLEPGLKYGVIAAGPWGPLDLVSLAMGLVLGTAGLPHILVRFYTVPDAKTARSSVVWAMAIIGVFYILTTFFGFGAATILEKSAITTAAGKPDTNMVAPILALALGGNLFFAFISAVAFATILAVVAGLTMSASTSFAHDFYTNVIHHGKEKTAGEEVRVARITAFVVGAVSIGIAIGLGPEVNAAFLVGLAFAVAASANLPVILFSVFWKRFNTAGAVCGLVGGLASSILLILLSPSGIFGKAGAIFPLDNPGIVSIPLGFLAAYLGTVLTKADPEAAAKFAELKVRAHTGLGAEKGGGH, encoded by the coding sequence ATGTTCCTCGTCTTCGTGGTTCTCACTCTGGTCATCACGTTCTTCAGTGCCCGCAAGGCCACAGGCTCCGCCGCTTACTTTGCTGCCGGCCGCAGCATCACCGGCTGGCAAAACGGTCTGGCCGTGGCGGGCGACTACATGAGTGCCGCCAGCTTCCTGGGCATCTCCGGCATGATCTGCTTCCTGGGTTATGACGGCTTCATGTATTCCGTCGGGTTCCTGGTGGCCTATCTCACCGTGCTTTTCCTGGTGGCGGAGCCGCTGCGCAACGCGGGCAAGTACACGATGGCCGACCTGCTGGCCTATCGTCTGAGCCCCCGCCCGGTCCGGGCTATGGCCTCGCTGAGCACCATCACGGTCTCCACCTTTTACATGATCGCCCAGATGGTGGGTGCCGGGGTGATCATCAAGAGCCTGCTCGGCCTGAGTTTCGCTCCTGCAGTGATCGGGGTGGGTGTGCTCATGCTGGTGTACGTGGTCTTTGGCGGCATGCTCGCCACCACCTGGGTTCAGATCATCAAGGCGGTGCTCCTCATGGCTGGTGCTTTCTTCCTCAGCTACCTGGTGCTCCAGCATCACGGCTTCAGCCTGGCGAACTTCTTTGACCACGTCTCGCGTGCTGACTACGGCGGCTCTGCTGCGCCCAAGAACCTGCTGGAACCCGGTCTGAAGTATGGTGTCATCGCGGCGGGCCCCTGGGGGCCGCTTGATCTGGTCTCCCTGGCCATGGGCCTGGTGTTGGGCACCGCCGGCCTGCCGCACATTCTCGTGCGCTTCTACACCGTGCCGGACGCCAAGACCGCCCGCTCCAGCGTGGTCTGGGCCATGGCCATCATCGGGGTGTTCTACATCCTCACCACGTTCTTTGGATTCGGAGCTGCCACCATTCTTGAGAAATCCGCCATCACCACGGCGGCAGGCAAGCCTGACACCAACATGGTGGCACCCATTCTGGCGCTGGCCCTTGGTGGGAACCTGTTCTTCGCCTTCATCAGTGCGGTGGCCTTCGCTACGATTCTCGCCGTGGTGGCTGGCCTCACCATGAGCGCTTCCACCTCGTTCGCCCATGACTTCTACACGAACGTGATCCATCATGGCAAAGAGAAGACCGCAGGTGAGGAAGTGCGCGTGGCGCGCATCACGGCCTTCGTGGTGGGGGCGGTCAGTATTGGGATTGCCATCGGTCTTGGACCAGAGGTGAATGCCGCGTTCCTCGTTGGGCTGGCGTTCGCCGTCGCGGCCTCTGCCAACCTGCCGGTGATCCTCTTCTCCGTCTTCTGGAAGCGCTTTAACACCGCCGGTGCCGTGTGCGGCCTGGTGGGGGGGCTTGCCTCCTCGATCTTGCTGATCCTGCTCAGCCCGAGTGGCATCTTTGGCAAGGCAGGGGCCATCTTCCCGTTGGACAACCCGGGCATCGTGAGCATTCCGCTGGGTTTCCTCGCGGCGTATCTGGGCACCGTGCTCACCAAGGCAGACCCGGAAGCCGCGGCCAAATTTGCTGAACTCAAGGTTCGCGCCCACACCGGCCTGGGTGCCGAGAAGGGCGGCGGTCACTGA
- a CDS encoding M3 family metallopeptidase, producing the protein MSHPFLDDSFYVRWSTLSPEAVEPDITKALEEAETRLSAVIGQQRGGLTFESVMLGYEEALRGLNESWGLVTHLVSVCDSPALREAHNGMLPKVSAFFAKIPLNSELWDLILTYSNTDEARGLTGLRRRTLDETLAYFRQHGAELPAEKKKRLEELESELSQATQKYSENVLDSTNAWELVFDDAEKLKGLPETALAAAKADALAKGLGSEESPKYRLTLKAPSIIPVMEHLEDDAIRKQVWTGSCSIGNGGQYDNTDLIWTILRLRHEKAQLLGKANFADYILERRMAKTGATALQFTERLHARVKQTFDREVVDLQEYKADQTGSDVKLLEPWEIAFWSEKRRQERYEFDSEELRPYFPVVGVLDGMFKLAERLFEITITERPSVFHPVGQTPADADAGSPVEVWHPEVKLYEVRNKEGVHTGSFYADWHPRDSKRGGAWMNYLKGGWPGDSGRERRPHLGLMCGNMSPLVEGKPGLLTHDEVCTVFHEFGHLLHQLLGTVEIPSMNGVNVAWDFVELPSQLMENFCWERESLDFFAKHHETGERIPDVLFKKMFAARNYMSAVAMMRQLSFGKLDLELHMHYATEQAADLDALTRRIVNDYTFPTETRPPTMARRFGHLFSSPVGYAASYYSYKWAEVLDADAFTRFQHEGVLNPVVGRSLRDCILSKGNSEDPAKLFRDFMGRDPDPDALLVRAGLA; encoded by the coding sequence ATGTCCCATCCCTTCCTCGACGACTCGTTTTATGTCCGCTGGTCCACCCTCTCCCCGGAGGCGGTTGAGCCTGACATCACCAAGGCGCTCGAGGAAGCGGAGACCCGGCTCAGTGCCGTGATCGGGCAGCAGCGCGGTGGCCTCACCTTCGAAAGCGTGATGCTGGGTTACGAAGAGGCCCTTCGTGGGCTGAATGAGTCCTGGGGTCTGGTGACCCACCTGGTGTCCGTCTGTGACTCCCCCGCCCTGCGGGAGGCTCACAACGGCATGCTGCCGAAGGTCAGCGCGTTCTTTGCCAAGATCCCGCTCAACAGCGAGCTTTGGGACCTCATCCTCACCTACAGCAACACAGATGAAGCCCGTGGCCTGACCGGCCTGCGTCGCCGTACGCTGGATGAGACGCTCGCCTACTTCCGCCAGCATGGTGCGGAACTGCCTGCCGAGAAGAAAAAGCGCCTTGAGGAACTGGAGTCTGAGCTCTCCCAGGCCACCCAGAAGTATTCAGAGAACGTGCTCGACTCCACGAACGCCTGGGAGCTGGTGTTCGACGATGCTGAGAAGCTCAAGGGGCTGCCCGAAACCGCCCTGGCCGCTGCCAAAGCTGATGCCCTGGCCAAAGGACTCGGCAGCGAGGAATCCCCCAAGTACCGTCTCACGCTCAAGGCTCCGTCCATCATCCCCGTGATGGAACACCTGGAAGACGACGCCATCCGCAAGCAGGTCTGGACCGGCAGCTGCTCCATCGGCAACGGCGGCCAATACGACAACACGGATCTCATCTGGACGATCCTGCGCCTGCGCCATGAAAAGGCCCAACTGCTGGGCAAGGCCAATTTTGCAGACTACATCCTGGAGCGCCGCATGGCCAAGACCGGCGCCACCGCCCTGCAGTTCACGGAGCGCCTGCACGCCCGTGTGAAGCAGACCTTTGACCGGGAGGTCGTGGACCTTCAGGAATACAAGGCGGACCAGACCGGCTCGGATGTCAAACTCCTCGAACCCTGGGAAATCGCCTTCTGGAGCGAGAAACGCCGCCAGGAGCGTTATGAATTCGATTCCGAGGAGCTCCGCCCGTACTTCCCCGTCGTGGGCGTGCTGGACGGCATGTTCAAGCTGGCCGAGCGGTTGTTTGAAATCACCATCACAGAGCGCCCCTCGGTGTTTCACCCCGTGGGCCAGACTCCGGCCGACGCTGACGCTGGCTCGCCGGTGGAAGTCTGGCATCCTGAGGTGAAGCTCTACGAAGTGCGCAACAAGGAAGGCGTGCACACCGGCAGCTTCTACGCCGACTGGCACCCGCGCGATTCCAAACGTGGCGGCGCCTGGATGAACTATCTCAAAGGCGGCTGGCCCGGTGACAGCGGTCGCGAGCGCCGACCCCACCTGGGTCTGATGTGCGGCAACATGTCCCCGCTGGTAGAAGGCAAGCCCGGCCTCCTCACGCATGATGAGGTGTGCACCGTGTTCCATGAGTTTGGCCACCTGCTGCACCAGCTCCTGGGTACCGTGGAAATCCCGAGCATGAACGGCGTGAACGTGGCCTGGGACTTCGTGGAACTGCCGTCCCAGCTCATGGAAAACTTCTGCTGGGAGCGGGAGAGCCTCGACTTCTTTGCCAAACACCACGAGACCGGCGAGCGGATCCCGGACGTTCTCTTCAAGAAGATGTTCGCCGCGCGCAACTACATGAGTGCCGTGGCGATGATGCGCCAGCTCTCCTTTGGCAAGTTGGACCTCGAACTCCACATGCACTACGCCACGGAGCAGGCCGCCGATCTCGACGCGCTCACCCGCCGCATCGTCAACGACTACACCTTCCCCACCGAGACGCGCCCGCCCACGATGGCCCGCCGCTTTGGCCACCTCTTCAGCAGCCCCGTCGGCTACGCCGCCAGCTACTACAGCTACAAGTGGGCCGAGGTGCTCGATGCGGATGCCTTCACCCGCTTCCAGCACGAAGGCGTGCTCAACCCCGTGGTCGGTCGCTCCCTGCGTGACTGCATCCTCAGCAAAGGCAACAGCGAAGATCCCGCGAAGCTCTTCCGCGACTTCATGGGCCGCGATCCCGATCCGGATGCGCTGCTCGTGCGCGCGGGGCTTGCTTGA
- the serA gene encoding phosphoglycerate dehydrogenase, with the protein MNLRSGTTTPPPACSPEQPVGFIPEIHSSLECPAVRATLSVPMAKFHILVADPISQTGIDLLQAEPSFEVVVNLGLKKESDFCEAAKDANAIVVRSGVKVTAKVMEAAPNLKVIGRAGVGVDNIDVPAASKRGVVVMNTPGGNTISTAEHAFALMTSLARKIPQAHANVASGKFDRKTFQGTELNKKTLAVLGMGRIGAEFAKRAQAFGMRVVAYDPYLSANRAEMLKVELADNLDDAVKDADFITMHMPLTPETKHMLNEERMRKIKKGVRIINCARGGLVDDNALAKLLEEGHVAGAALDVYEVEPPPADYPLLKAPNVVFTPHLGASTDEAQESVGIEIAEQVKANLLEGTVVNAVNMPNVDPRTLAAIGPALRFGEILGRLISQIAPARAEKLRVNYSGKLGEMDTTLVSRGVLKGYLEKPIGADQVNLINAIGTAENLGLRFTESRVPGPTEFTDLIEVQVGSGDQTAVIAGTFFGGDPRIVKINGRRVEAKPEGTLLLLENDDRPGMIGAYGTILGQHQVNIANMSLSRNEEGGTAMTLLTLDTAPADVVIKDLETIPGVKRVYCMVLDS; encoded by the coding sequence TTGAATCTGCGTTCCGGCACCACCACCCCGCCTCCCGCCTGCTCACCCGAACAGCCCGTTGGGTTCATCCCGGAGATTCACTCGTCGCTTGAGTGCCCTGCGGTCCGTGCTACGCTGAGCGTCCCTATGGCCAAATTCCACATCCTCGTTGCTGATCCCATTTCGCAGACCGGCATTGATTTGCTCCAGGCGGAGCCGTCCTTCGAAGTCGTCGTGAACCTTGGCCTGAAAAAAGAGTCCGACTTCTGCGAGGCAGCCAAGGATGCAAATGCGATCGTGGTGCGCAGCGGCGTGAAGGTGACCGCCAAGGTCATGGAAGCCGCCCCGAACCTGAAAGTCATCGGTCGCGCGGGCGTGGGCGTGGACAACATCGACGTCCCGGCCGCTTCGAAGCGCGGCGTGGTGGTGATGAACACCCCTGGCGGCAACACCATTTCGACCGCGGAGCATGCCTTTGCCCTCATGACCTCCCTGGCCCGCAAGATCCCCCAGGCCCACGCCAACGTGGCGAGCGGCAAGTTTGACCGCAAGACCTTCCAGGGGACCGAGCTCAACAAGAAGACCCTCGCCGTGCTTGGCATGGGCCGCATCGGTGCAGAGTTCGCCAAGCGCGCCCAGGCTTTCGGCATGCGCGTGGTGGCCTATGACCCCTACCTCAGCGCCAACCGCGCCGAGATGCTCAAGGTGGAGCTGGCCGACAATCTGGATGACGCCGTGAAAGACGCGGACTTCATTACAATGCACATGCCACTCACGCCCGAGACCAAGCACATGCTCAATGAAGAGCGCATGCGCAAGATCAAGAAGGGTGTCCGAATCATCAACTGCGCCCGCGGTGGTCTGGTGGATGACAACGCCCTGGCCAAGCTCCTGGAAGAAGGTCACGTGGCCGGTGCAGCTCTGGACGTGTACGAAGTGGAGCCCCCGCCCGCAGACTACCCCCTGCTGAAGGCCCCGAACGTGGTCTTCACCCCGCACCTCGGCGCCTCCACGGATGAAGCCCAGGAGTCGGTGGGGATTGAAATCGCCGAGCAGGTGAAGGCCAACCTTCTGGAAGGCACCGTGGTGAACGCGGTGAACATGCCCAACGTGGATCCCAGGACGCTCGCCGCCATCGGGCCGGCCCTTCGTTTCGGTGAGATCCTGGGCCGCCTCATTTCCCAGATCGCTCCTGCCCGCGCCGAGAAACTGCGTGTGAACTACAGTGGCAAGCTGGGTGAGATGGACACGACGCTCGTCTCGCGCGGCGTGCTGAAAGGCTACCTTGAGAAGCCCATCGGTGCCGATCAGGTCAACCTCATCAACGCAATCGGCACGGCCGAAAACCTCGGCCTGCGCTTCACGGAAAGCCGCGTGCCCGGACCGACGGAGTTCACAGACCTCATTGAGGTGCAGGTGGGCTCGGGCGACCAGACTGCCGTCATCGCCGGCACCTTCTTCGGTGGCGATCCCCGCATCGTGAAGATCAACGGCCGCCGCGTGGAAGCCAAGCCGGAAGGCACGCTCCTGCTGCTGGAAAATGACGACCGCCCCGGCATGATCGGTGCCTACGGCACGATCCTCGGCCAGCACCAGGTGAACATCGCCAACATGTCCCTGAGCCGCAACGAAGAGGGCGGCACGGCAATGACGCTGCTCACCCTCGACACCGCCCCGGCTGACGTCGTGATCAAGGATCTGGAAACCATCCCCGGCGTGAAAAGAGTGTACTGCATGGTGCTGGATTCGTAA
- a CDS encoding toxin-antitoxin system YwqK family antitoxin, translating to MTRRLPILLTCLVGLGLALGLPSCEKPKELPYKDLKYLNNAFADPKTGKAFTGISKDYYKDGKLKAEYPIKNGYYEGTVKEWHPNGKPLAETDFVKGERVGKNREWTEAGLLYRERVYDHDRIVSEKNYEAGK from the coding sequence ATGACGCGCCGCCTTCCCATCCTGCTCACCTGCCTCGTTGGCCTGGGTCTGGCCCTGGGGCTCCCCTCCTGTGAAAAGCCCAAGGAACTGCCGTACAAGGATCTGAAGTACCTCAACAACGCCTTTGCCGATCCCAAAACCGGCAAGGCCTTCACGGGGATTTCCAAAGACTACTACAAGGACGGCAAGTTGAAGGCGGAGTACCCGATCAAGAACGGCTACTACGAAGGCACCGTGAAGGAGTGGCACCCCAACGGCAAGCCCCTGGCCGAGACCGACTTTGTCAAAGGCGAACGCGTGGGCAAGAACCGCGAGTGGACCGAAGCCGGCCTCCTCTACCGCGAACGGGTCTATGATCACGACCGCATTGTTTCCGAGAAGAACTACGAGGCGGGGAAGTAA
- a CDS encoding DUF485 domain-containing protein, which translates to MPSENPNVHKTAAPEWDSIAARPAFQELLRVKTRFLTKMTVFFLIYFFALPISVGWFPEFMKKEVLGKVNLAYLFALSQFFMAWILAALYVRQAGKWDKMNAALLAEAHLEK; encoded by the coding sequence ATGCCTTCGGAGAACCCAAATGTCCACAAGACGGCTGCCCCTGAGTGGGACAGCATTGCCGCCCGCCCCGCTTTTCAGGAACTGCTTCGCGTGAAGACGCGTTTCCTGACGAAGATGACGGTGTTTTTCCTGATCTACTTTTTTGCGCTGCCCATCTCCGTGGGTTGGTTCCCGGAGTTCATGAAGAAGGAGGTTCTGGGCAAGGTGAACCTGGCCTACCTCTTCGCACTGTCGCAGTTCTTCATGGCCTGGATCCTGGCGGCTCTCTATGTCCGCCAGGCGGGCAAGTGGGACAAGATGAATGCCGCCTTGCTGGCCGAGGCGCATCTTGAGAAATAA
- a CDS encoding transposase: protein MDHPDESKQLDRIRFQMRIQGKAPEQLPPLLSGIHTRGYLPHVKREGAWYFVTFRLADSLPTSVLAKLEFELENSRHEVGGESRGLTASERKKARQRMIERYLDQGAGACWLQRPEVAQMAVEALKHFNGIRYELDEWVIMPNHIHLVLLPLANHSLSSILHSRKRLIAREANKLIGKTGESFWQPESYDHWIRSDEEMARIKEYVRQNPVKGRLCESADEWPWGSACRNAGKGDQETID, encoded by the coding sequence ATGGATCACCCAGATGAATCCAAGCAACTTGACCGCATTCGCTTCCAGATGCGGATTCAAGGAAAGGCCCCCGAGCAGCTGCCGCCTCTGCTTTCTGGCATACATACGCGAGGATACCTCCCCCATGTGAAGCGGGAAGGTGCTTGGTACTTTGTGACATTTCGACTGGCGGATTCTTTGCCGACATCCGTGTTGGCCAAGTTGGAGTTCGAGCTCGAAAATAGCAGGCATGAAGTCGGTGGCGAAAGCCGGGGGCTTACTGCCTCAGAACGAAAGAAGGCCAGGCAGCGGATGATTGAGCGTTACTTGGATCAGGGGGCCGGTGCCTGCTGGCTGCAAAGGCCTGAGGTCGCTCAGATGGCGGTTGAAGCCCTGAAACACTTCAACGGAATTCGGTATGAGCTGGATGAGTGGGTGATCATGCCCAACCACATTCATCTCGTGCTGCTCCCTCTGGCCAACCATTCGCTCAGTTCCATTTTACACAGTCGAAAGCGGTTGATCGCCCGTGAGGCGAACAAACTTATTGGAAAAACCGGAGAGAGTTTCTGGCAACCGGAGTCATACGATCATTGGATTCGCAGTGACGAAGAAATGGCCCGGATCAAAGAATACGTCCGGCAGAATCCTGTAAAGGGGAGGCTATGCGAGTCCGCTGATGAATGGCCTTGGGGAAGTGCCTGCCGGAATGCCGGGAAAGGTGATCAGGAGACAATCGACTGA
- a CDS encoding glycosyltransferase: MLCPPSSPPCTAQSGSGAWRVSGRWFREATGAKVYLRGATYGPFKPNAQSQPWPEEARLQDDFRKMAELGFNTVRVYELPTGTVLQAARDHGLRLLVGVPWTQHVDFLSDPAIQAEAIARVQDAARRFGTDPVVAGLLVGNEIEKTLVRWMRPEPVRRFLEKLISAVKTEAPDLPVAYASYPSTEYLVPRNADFVAFNVFLENVDRFAAYLKRLQILADGKPLVISEFGLDSKTHGEAAQARALQWQQETVQRSAVAGNFWFSFTDEWHRGGEEVTAWEFGLVTRDRRPKLASEALAAAPAETPASHPRISVIVCTRNGSATLRNCLVALGTQTYANYEVLVIDDGSTDETSEIAREFPYVKYHHQPPGGLSAARNHGMRLASGEILAYTDDDCIPDEDWLKCLAPAFDEPSWVAAGGPNLPPPPRNLTEACVAAAPGAPAHVLMGNEEAEHLPGCNLAIRKASLEAIGGFRVEFTTAGDDVDVCWRLQEQGGRLRFVPAAVVWHHRRFTVSAYLRQQTGYGLAEALLIGHFPKRFAWLGGARWRGAIYGDDTYHGDLERQHIHFGTHGLAPFQCIYSGNGDTLAHWMSGLPWLAGCIAALPLGFLHLAWLGIPAVMLVLSLRVANKRAAMNDFMLISHTWRHRALLWTLCFIQPVVRDWARLRGMMRYRALPKGKLQWPWKTAPLTFAPETPERTEFVFWSADGVGREAWLEAFAKELQETYDLRCRPAGDWSLWDGSFADSGTRLRFVTVTEYHGGGKCLTRVKAATWSPGIPLFSALFYLSLILVCYLNWGGGLLLLSMVVPYFILLLGSFLVTRRFNAAALQAAKEVGLMPITAKQTPSWQSRDLHVPATALDSR; encoded by the coding sequence ATGCTTTGCCCCCCGTCCTCCCCACCTTGCACGGCCCAATCCGGGTCAGGAGCATGGCGGGTCTCCGGCCGGTGGTTCCGGGAAGCAACGGGGGCCAAGGTGTACCTGCGCGGCGCGACCTATGGCCCTTTCAAGCCCAACGCCCAGAGCCAGCCCTGGCCCGAGGAGGCTCGGTTGCAGGATGACTTCCGCAAGATGGCGGAACTGGGCTTCAACACGGTACGTGTTTATGAGCTTCCCACCGGGACAGTCCTCCAGGCGGCCCGTGATCACGGACTTCGCCTGCTCGTGGGTGTCCCGTGGACCCAGCATGTGGACTTTCTGAGTGATCCCGCCATCCAGGCAGAGGCGATCGCCCGGGTGCAGGATGCTGCCCGCCGTTTTGGCACTGATCCGGTGGTGGCGGGGCTCCTGGTGGGCAATGAGATCGAAAAAACGCTGGTGCGCTGGATGCGACCGGAGCCCGTCCGGCGCTTTCTGGAAAAGCTCATCTCCGCGGTCAAGACAGAGGCCCCGGACCTCCCTGTCGCCTACGCCAGCTATCCGTCCACCGAGTATCTCGTCCCGAGAAATGCCGATTTTGTGGCCTTTAACGTCTTCCTGGAGAACGTGGATCGGTTCGCGGCCTACTTGAAGCGGCTCCAGATCCTGGCTGATGGCAAGCCCCTGGTCATTTCGGAGTTCGGGCTCGATTCCAAAACGCATGGCGAGGCCGCCCAGGCCCGGGCTCTGCAATGGCAGCAAGAGACCGTGCAACGCTCGGCTGTAGCGGGCAACTTCTGGTTCTCCTTCACAGACGAGTGGCACCGCGGAGGCGAGGAAGTCACGGCATGGGAGTTTGGCCTGGTGACACGTGACCGCCGGCCCAAGCTGGCTTCAGAAGCGCTCGCTGCCGCGCCCGCTGAGACACCCGCCTCACATCCCCGGATCTCCGTCATCGTCTGCACCCGCAACGGCTCCGCCACGCTGCGGAACTGTCTGGTCGCCCTCGGCACGCAGACGTATGCCAACTACGAAGTCCTGGTCATCGACGATGGTTCCACGGACGAGACCTCCGAAATCGCCCGGGAGTTCCCGTACGTGAAGTATCATCACCAGCCTCCGGGTGGCCTCAGCGCTGCGCGGAATCACGGCATGCGCCTGGCCAGCGGGGAAATCCTGGCCTACACGGATGATGACTGCATTCCCGACGAAGACTGGCTGAAGTGCCTGGCCCCGGCCTTCGACGAGCCCTCCTGGGTGGCTGCGGGCGGGCCCAACCTGCCGCCGCCGCCCCGCAATCTCACCGAGGCCTGTGTGGCTGCCGCTCCCGGAGCCCCAGCCCATGTGCTGATGGGCAACGAAGAAGCGGAGCACCTGCCCGGCTGCAACCTGGCCATCCGCAAAGCCTCCCTCGAAGCCATCGGTGGATTCCGTGTGGAATTCACCACGGCTGGCGATGATGTGGACGTCTGCTGGCGTCTTCAGGAACAAGGCGGGAGGCTGCGTTTCGTTCCTGCGGCCGTGGTCTGGCATCACCGCCGCTTCACCGTCAGCGCCTACCTTCGTCAACAGACTGGGTACGGTCTGGCTGAGGCGCTCTTGATCGGCCATTTCCCCAAGCGTTTCGCCTGGCTGGGCGGGGCTCGCTGGCGGGGTGCCATCTATGGGGATGACACCTATCACGGTGATCTGGAACGGCAGCACATTCACTTTGGCACCCATGGGCTGGCGCCCTTCCAGTGCATCTACAGCGGCAATGGCGACACTCTGGCGCACTGGATGAGCGGCCTGCCCTGGCTGGCGGGTTGTATTGCCGCCCTGCCCCTGGGTTTTCTGCACCTCGCCTGGCTGGGAATCCCGGCCGTCATGCTCGTGTTGTCCCTCCGGGTGGCCAACAAGCGCGCTGCCATGAATGACTTCATGCTCATCTCCCACACCTGGCGGCACCGGGCCCTGTTGTGGACGCTTTGTTTCATCCAACCGGTGGTCCGCGACTGGGCCCGACTGCGGGGCATGATGCGCTACCGCGCCCTGCCCAAGGGCAAACTGCAATGGCCGTGGAAAACAGCACCGTTGACCTTCGCGCCTGAGACACCTGAACGCACAGAGTTCGTCTTCTGGAGTGCTGACGGGGTGGGCCGCGAGGCCTGGCTGGAAGCCTTTGCCAAAGAGTTGCAGGAGACCTACGACCTGCGCTGCCGCCCCGCCGGGGACTGGAGCCTGTGGGATGGCAGCTTCGCGGACTCGGGCACCCGGCTTCGCTTCGTGACCGTGACCGAATATCATGGGGGCGGCAAATGCCTCACTCGCGTGAAAGCTGCGACGTGGAGCCCCGGCATCCCCTTGTTCTCCGCGTTGTTTTACCTTTCTCTGATTCTCGTGTGCTATCTGAATTGGGGAGGAGGGCTCCTCCTGCTTTCCATGGTGGTGCCCTACTTCATCCTGTTACTTGGCAGCTTTCTTGTCACACGACGGTTCAATGCTGCCGCCCTCCAGGCGGCCAAAGAGGTCGGTCTGATGCCCATCACCGCCAAGCAGACACCCTCTTGGCAGTCCCGCGATCTGCACGTCCCTGCGACGGCGCTTGATTCGCGCTGA